One region of Flavobacterium sp. KACC 22763 genomic DNA includes:
- a CDS encoding toxin-antitoxin system YwqK family antitoxin, translated as MISKKIIFGLLFLTTLVSNAQTDINKVDAAGKKDGLWKGTYTESKRPRYEGTFDHGKETGVFKFFDDTKKGDIVATRDFSANDGSSYTIFYDQNKNKVSEGKEIGKAREGEWKYYHKASKVLMTVENYKNGKLEGLKSIYYPNAQLAEEMTYKNGLKEGPYKKIGQDGTLLEESYFINNEYNGQTVFYDSDKSVASKGKFVNGKKAGIWQFYQKGKLVKEVNMSDPKNTNKASEKGAAPKK; from the coding sequence CTCAAAAAAAATCATATTTGGATTATTATTCCTAACCACATTAGTTTCGAATGCGCAAACTGATATTAATAAAGTCGACGCAGCAGGAAAAAAAGACGGACTTTGGAAAGGAACTTATACTGAATCTAAACGCCCTCGCTACGAAGGAACTTTTGATCACGGAAAAGAAACTGGTGTTTTTAAATTTTTTGATGATACAAAAAAAGGTGACATTGTAGCGACAAGAGATTTTAGTGCAAATGATGGGAGTTCATACACTATTTTTTATGATCAGAACAAAAACAAAGTAAGCGAAGGAAAAGAGATAGGAAAAGCTCGCGAAGGTGAATGGAAATATTACCATAAAGCTTCTAAAGTTTTGATGACGGTTGAGAATTATAAAAATGGGAAGCTAGAAGGTTTGAAATCTATTTATTATCCAAATGCTCAATTAGCAGAAGAGATGACATATAAAAATGGTTTGAAAGAAGGTCCTTATAAAAAAATAGGACAGGACGGAACACTTTTGGAAGAATCCTATTTTATAAATAACGAATACAACGGACAGACTGTTTTCTATGATTCAGACAAATCTGTTGCTTCCAAAGGGAAATTTGTAAATGGTAAAAAGGCGGGAATCTGGCAGTTTTATCAAAAAGGGAAATTGGTAAAAGAAGTAAATATGAGTGATCCTAAAAACACGAATAAAGCTTCAGAGAAAGGTGCTGCACCGAAAAAGTAG
- a CDS encoding DUF4956 domain-containing protein, protein MDLNELLGRFSLLFCSILVLYFFSNRKDNATINPLMVIVGLCTFSLCYLFTKIEIGVGIGFGLFAIFSILRFRTQSFTVNAIIFLFATITLSILDIMYPFEKIELLLFFQIIIIGFYIAASIIVNKKASKYLNSVDLKIPLDDNFSLNSEAIRKSIQEKIKIEDFDFRIVLINTAANEIDLLVFY, encoded by the coding sequence ATGGATTTAAATGAACTTTTAGGACGATTTTCACTGCTGTTTTGCTCAATTTTAGTTCTGTATTTTTTTTCCAACAGAAAAGATAATGCAACCATAAATCCGTTGATGGTTATTGTTGGACTTTGTACTTTTTCTCTTTGTTACCTTTTTACTAAAATCGAAATTGGAGTCGGAATCGGGTTTGGATTATTTGCGATTTTTTCGATACTTCGTTTTAGAACACAATCCTTTACTGTAAACGCAATCATCTTTCTATTTGCAACAATCACGTTGTCTATTTTAGACATTATGTATCCGTTTGAAAAGATTGAATTGTTATTATTCTTTCAGATTATAATCATCGGATTTTACATAGCAGCTTCGATTATTGTCAATAAAAAAGCTTCGAAATATCTGAATTCTGTAGATCTGAAAATTCCGCTTGACGATAATTTTTCTTTAAATTCAGAAGCAATTCGAAAATCAATTCAAGAGAAAATTAAGATTGAAGATTTTGATTTTAGAATTGTCTTAATCAATACAGCGGCCAACGAAATAGATTTGTTAGTATTCTATTAA